Proteins co-encoded in one Waddlia chondrophila WSU 86-1044 genomic window:
- a CDS encoding RHS repeat-associated core domain-containing protein: MLEQGEIRQLRILGDPVEEIGSAVLFEIDGIKYVPQHDLRGNVVLLLSPAGKAEVYRYSAFGEELFQETVSPWRFSSKRVDEETGWVYFGRRYYAPSWGRWTTADPAWFADGPNLYAYVHNNPLRYVDPDGLSAIEHQQMNRPGTQGTFFGSFSRGILDDTSWGASSWMLGDYVCDNWQSSLGYGMGTGVSMMTGLVYGGTEAKLLGVAGKGPEPGGALA; encoded by the coding sequence TTGCTTGAGCAGGGAGAGATTCGTCAGTTGAGGATCTTAGGCGACCCTGTTGAAGAGATCGGCTCGGCAGTGCTGTTTGAAATCGATGGCATCAAGTATGTTCCCCAGCATGATTTAAGGGGGAATGTTGTCCTTTTACTCAGTCCAGCCGGAAAGGCAGAGGTCTATCGTTACTCAGCATTTGGAGAGGAGTTGTTTCAAGAAACAGTGTCTCCATGGCGTTTTTCTTCCAAGCGGGTAGATGAGGAGACGGGCTGGGTTTATTTTGGGAGGCGTTATTATGCACCTTCTTGGGGAAGGTGGACAACAGCGGACCCCGCCTGGTTTGCAGACGGCCCTAATCTCTATGCCTATGTGCACAACAACCCTCTGAGATATGTGGATCCGGACGGTCTGTCGGCAATCGAGCATCAGCAGATGAACAGACCCGGGACGCAAGGGACGTTTTTTGGAAGCTTTTCCCGAGGCATATTAGATGATACGAGCTGGGGAGCAAGCAGCTGGATGCTGGGAGATTACGTGTGTGATAACTGGCAGTCGAGCTTGGGATATGGAATGGGGACCGGAGTCTCCATGATGACAGGTCTTGTCTATGGCGGAACGGAGGCGAAGCTGCTTGGTGTTGCCGGGAAAGGGCCTGAACCGGGCGGCGCGTTGGCTTAA
- a CDS encoding RHS repeat-associated core domain-containing protein, whose amino-acid sequence MLKRLLIFVFLPFLIYSDEENQVELLSDRFQAPSGIVAGCVNVVTGNYFLVETDLYVPGPVPIIYKRFYNSGNLGGGILGGAWGAWNDNYHTLAIRHKCVVSEGPAIVHINDGAGVLQYEGELNTDYEHLSYASDHLKWGVINGLQGSDSARYNVMKRKVYLKCDPYPAIKIAHENGEEWQFTAFSDSPFRNWMRMNQKISDNQTYQSYSYQGPGNVVIDCVKFYDSRDLMLGSLKFIRHYNNKELKQLDLNLHDGQWATMLYKNEKIAYVSRPVAAHTAYDWKDGRIVKRMLQVDTHFTEIQYYEKGKPTIGGRKVNIRYEDDRRIGRVAELRAPVGTSAAPIATHRFYYYLQDKNRAKGPISGFCEVRDAYDYKKVYTFNNKQRLTCIEDYTRTEEIYRTERFFWDSHYFAFSCKHDESEKISKGYFQHYDDQRNISQCTIVGNLTGLCEKLPEYLPLYQSVYPPRYVSGRRKKIKYESHHIHYKYNDRNLVTEKNDGRQTVHTTYVGDSSQIASKIISDSDGIKERTFYTYDAAGAVIEEIKDNGSTPHVSDLTGVSQRLITRTQPTTTSPVGLPRIVEEFYLNLETQEEIFLKKTINTYDRCGSLIKQDIYDSEGNHASTREWKYNEHRKVTWEKDPLGRVSTYTYDAHDNCRKKITPTQEEECTYDFSNRLIKRTIRRPVFLTESYTYDYKHNCTSSTDIYGNTTHYAYDEFDRLIKKTLPEGAVEEYRYDIDDNQTQVIDGNGHLTQKKYTAYGLPYHIKYPDGTEERYIYQTDGVLEQHIDQNGTRTVYTHDYKKRKTSEEVYSDKEELLLSKYWIYNAYHLIKEIDPEGTVTEYSYDGAGRLASKTCGERETLYGYDSLGRQNQTWEKFAEGQYRVSIKIFDPLDQVIEERIEDQEGTLFSKTLFSYDFDGNLVKRTRLTDNGLETASKEYNALGQVTKTIDPNGNETHFTYTYGKQPATTKTDPLGRQTRSLFDSQNNLIKEEKLDPLGNPLHTAIFVYDPVGNLLEREDRVYVDQTHERTLFTAFEYDALNRQTAIIEPEGKITRTDYTPTGKVACIYKPDGKAIIHVYDPLDRLKELFSSDGTVHDHYCYDLNDQIVQTTDQIHQTTLERVFDAHGNILSESFGDYTIDYAYDPLGRLIKQTLPDGSTINYTYNAEHLLSVARDHCIHQYAYDLSGRVKETHSRTAGKTVYHYNLNGAPLALESEKLVQECTYDAVGNLTALKQIDPLGEVNCQYRYDHLDQLVSESGFAEYTYHSDSFANRRLKDQSHYQVNDLNQLIDLDGRHFSYDQNGNLESFETEHNCVYDALDRLIEVHTQECTCLYTYDPFHRRLSRTVLNQEGSLQQHYLYSGDKEIGLLVQGEIRQLRILGNPAEEIGSAVLFEIDGIKYVPQHDLRGNVVLLLSPAGKAEVYRYSAFGEELFQEPVSPWRFSSKRVDEETGWVYFGRRYYAPSWGRWTTADPAWFADGPNLYAYVHNNPLKYVDPDGLSAIEHQQMNRPGTQGTFFGSFSRGILDDTSWGASSWMLGDYVCDNWQSSLGYGMGTGVSMMAGLVYGGTEAKLLGAAGKGVNRAARWLNFAEKEVKAACKMEGTAAKISRDIAPKIERSVKDVVSNGGKGNYQALSSKSGADLNRHLFYSQKYGKETTRHLENGRVRYYGTLKLPRTPGEMIGRRYVHEFDPATGLSRGWHETLDSSLKVRQVRPQTSFQPKRHYFFDQNGLLEKIW is encoded by the coding sequence ATGCTGAAGCGATTATTGATTTTTGTTTTCCTTCCGTTTTTGATTTACAGCGATGAAGAGAATCAAGTGGAGCTTCTTTCAGACCGTTTTCAAGCGCCTTCAGGCATCGTTGCCGGCTGCGTCAATGTCGTCACAGGCAATTACTTCCTCGTTGAAACAGACCTTTATGTTCCAGGCCCCGTACCGATTATTTACAAACGTTTTTACAATAGCGGAAACCTTGGAGGCGGAATACTTGGCGGAGCTTGGGGGGCGTGGAACGATAACTACCACACTTTAGCAATCCGCCATAAGTGTGTAGTATCAGAAGGCCCGGCAATCGTTCATATTAATGATGGAGCAGGGGTTTTGCAGTATGAAGGGGAGTTAAACACAGACTATGAGCATTTAAGCTATGCCAGCGACCATCTCAAATGGGGAGTGATCAACGGACTTCAGGGATCAGATAGCGCGCGCTATAACGTCATGAAGCGAAAGGTTTATTTGAAATGCGATCCTTATCCTGCAATCAAGATTGCTCATGAAAATGGGGAGGAGTGGCAGTTTACCGCGTTTTCAGACTCTCCTTTTCGCAACTGGATGCGGATGAATCAAAAGATAAGCGACAACCAAACATATCAAAGCTATAGTTATCAAGGGCCCGGCAACGTTGTGATTGACTGTGTCAAATTTTACGACAGCCGGGACCTCATGCTAGGCTCCCTTAAATTCATCAGGCATTACAACAACAAAGAACTGAAGCAGCTCGACTTAAACTTGCATGACGGCCAATGGGCCACAATGTTGTATAAGAACGAAAAGATTGCTTATGTTTCAAGACCTGTTGCAGCGCACACAGCTTACGACTGGAAAGATGGCCGCATCGTCAAGCGGATGCTTCAAGTCGATACCCATTTCACAGAAATTCAATATTATGAGAAGGGAAAACCAACCATTGGCGGCAGAAAAGTCAATATCAGATATGAAGACGACCGGCGTATCGGACGAGTCGCCGAGCTTCGGGCACCCGTTGGAACAAGTGCAGCCCCCATTGCCACACATCGATTTTACTATTATTTACAAGATAAAAATCGGGCAAAAGGCCCAATTAGCGGCTTTTGTGAAGTAAGGGATGCTTATGACTATAAGAAAGTGTACACCTTTAACAACAAGCAGCGTCTGACCTGTATTGAGGATTACACCCGAACAGAAGAGATTTACCGAACAGAAAGATTTTTTTGGGATAGCCACTATTTCGCATTTAGCTGCAAACATGATGAATCGGAGAAGATCTCAAAAGGTTATTTCCAACACTACGACGACCAGCGAAATATTTCCCAATGCACCATTGTAGGCAACTTAACCGGATTATGCGAAAAACTGCCTGAATATCTACCTTTATATCAATCCGTATATCCACCTAGGTACGTCTCTGGGCGGAGAAAAAAAATAAAGTACGAGAGTCATCACATCCATTACAAGTACAATGACCGCAATCTCGTCACCGAAAAAAATGACGGCAGGCAAACCGTCCACACCACCTATGTAGGAGACTCTTCTCAAATAGCTTCCAAGATCATATCGGATAGCGATGGCATAAAAGAGAGAACTTTTTACACATATGATGCCGCAGGCGCAGTCATTGAAGAGATCAAAGATAACGGCAGCACACCCCATGTTTCCGACTTAACAGGAGTATCGCAAAGATTAATCACACGTACACAGCCGACAACAACATCACCTGTAGGCCTTCCGAGAATCGTCGAAGAGTTTTACCTGAACCTTGAGACGCAAGAAGAAATCTTCCTGAAAAAAACAATCAACACCTACGATCGGTGCGGCAGCCTGATTAAGCAAGATATTTACGACTCAGAAGGCAATCATGCCTCCACTCGCGAATGGAAATACAACGAGCACCGCAAAGTCACCTGGGAAAAAGATCCATTAGGAAGAGTTTCAACCTATACCTATGATGCCCATGACAACTGCCGCAAGAAAATCACCCCGACACAAGAAGAGGAATGCACATACGATTTCTCTAACCGTTTAATCAAAAGAACAATCCGTCGGCCCGTTTTCCTAACCGAGTCGTATACCTACGACTACAAGCACAACTGCACCTCCTCAACCGATATCTATGGCAATACCACTCATTACGCTTACGATGAATTTGACCGGTTGATCAAAAAAACACTTCCGGAGGGCGCCGTTGAAGAGTATCGCTACGATATCGACGATAATCAGACACAAGTCATCGACGGCAATGGACACCTGACGCAGAAAAAATATACCGCATACGGCCTTCCCTACCATATCAAATATCCCGATGGAACAGAAGAGAGATACATCTATCAAACAGACGGCGTATTAGAACAGCACATCGACCAAAACGGCACGCGCACCGTCTACACCCACGACTACAAAAAGCGGAAAACCTCAGAAGAGGTTTACTCTGATAAAGAAGAGCTTCTGTTATCGAAATACTGGATCTATAACGCCTACCATCTCATAAAAGAGATCGATCCCGAAGGAACAGTCACCGAATACAGCTATGATGGAGCCGGAAGGCTCGCTTCAAAAACATGCGGAGAGCGTGAAACCCTCTACGGCTACGATTCCCTCGGCAGGCAGAATCAAACATGGGAAAAATTTGCCGAAGGGCAATACCGCGTCTCCATTAAAATCTTCGATCCCTTAGATCAAGTCATTGAAGAGCGGATCGAAGATCAAGAAGGCACCCTTTTTTCAAAAACCCTCTTTTCCTACGACTTCGACGGCAACCTCGTTAAGCGCACCCGTTTGACAGACAACGGCTTGGAGACAGCCTCCAAGGAGTATAACGCCTTAGGTCAAGTGACAAAAACCATCGACCCCAATGGAAACGAAACCCATTTTACCTATACCTATGGCAAGCAGCCCGCCACCACCAAAACCGATCCCCTCGGCCGGCAGACCCGCTCGCTATTTGACAGCCAGAACAACCTCATCAAAGAAGAGAAGTTGGATCCTTTAGGAAACCCCCTTCATACAGCCATCTTCGTTTACGACCCCGTCGGCAATCTCTTAGAAAGAGAAGATCGTGTCTATGTCGATCAGACACATGAAAGAACGCTTTTCACAGCATTTGAATACGATGCCTTAAACAGGCAGACAGCCATCATCGAACCTGAAGGGAAGATCACTCGGACCGACTATACACCGACAGGGAAAGTTGCCTGCATCTACAAACCGGACGGCAAAGCGATCATCCACGTTTATGACCCTCTAGATCGATTAAAAGAACTGTTCTCATCCGATGGAACCGTGCATGACCATTATTGCTACGACCTGAACGATCAGATCGTTCAAACCACAGATCAGATCCATCAAACAACACTTGAAAGAGTCTTTGATGCCCATGGAAACATCCTTTCAGAAAGCTTCGGCGATTACACTATCGACTATGCTTATGACCCCTTAGGGCGTTTAATCAAGCAGACGCTTCCCGACGGCTCCACAATCAACTACACCTACAATGCAGAGCATCTGTTGTCTGTTGCGCGGGATCATTGTATTCACCAGTATGCCTACGATTTGTCAGGGCGGGTAAAAGAGACCCATTCACGCACGGCAGGCAAGACAGTGTATCATTATAACTTAAACGGAGCTCCCCTTGCATTGGAGTCGGAGAAACTGGTTCAGGAGTGTACCTATGATGCCGTTGGGAATTTGACCGCGTTAAAGCAGATCGACCCGTTAGGGGAGGTCAACTGTCAGTATCGCTACGATCATTTAGATCAACTCGTATCAGAGTCTGGATTTGCGGAGTACACCTATCATTCAGACTCCTTTGCAAACAGACGGCTAAAAGATCAATCGCACTATCAGGTAAACGATTTAAACCAGCTTATCGATCTCGACGGCCGGCATTTTTCCTACGATCAAAATGGCAACTTAGAATCTTTTGAAACAGAGCACAATTGTGTCTACGACGCTCTCGATCGCCTGATTGAAGTGCACACGCAAGAGTGCACCTGCCTCTATACCTATGATCCCTTTCATCGCCGGCTGAGTCGAACGGTATTGAACCAAGAGGGATCTTTGCAGCAACACTATCTCTATAGCGGCGATAAGGAGATTGGTTTGCTTGTGCAGGGAGAGATTCGTCAGTTGAGGATCTTAGGCAACCCCGCTGAAGAGATCGGCTCGGCAGTGCTGTTTGAAATCGATGGCATCAAGTACGTTCCCCAGCATGATTTAAGGGGGAATGTTGTCCTTTTGCTCAGTCCAGCCGGAAAGGCAGAGGTCTATCGTTACTCAGCATTTGGAGAGGAGTTGTTTCAGGAACCGGTTTCTCCGTGGCGTTTTTCTTCCAAGCGGGTAGATGAAGAGACGGGCTGGGTCTATTTCGGGAGGCGTTATTACGCACCTTCTTGGGGAAGGTGGACGACAGCAGACCCCGCCTGGTTTGCAGACGGCCCGAACCTCTATGCCTATGTGCACAACAACCCTTTAAAATATGTGGATCCGGACGGTCTGTCGGCAATCGAGCATCAGCAGATGAACAGACCCGGGACGCAAGGGACGTTTTTTGGAAGCTTTTCCCGAGGCATATTAGATGATACGAGCTGGGGAGCAAGCAGCTGGATGCTGGGAGATTACGTGTGTGATAACTGGCAGTCGAGCTTGGGATATGGAATGGGGACCGGAGTCTCCATGATGGCAGGTCTTGTCTATGGCGGAACAGAGGCGAAGTTGCTTGGTGCTGCAGGGAAGGGGGTGAACCGGGCGGCGCGTTGGCTTAACTTTGCAGAGAAGGAGGTGAAGGCTGCGTGCAAGATGGAGGGAACGGCAGCTAAGATCTCAAGAGACATTGCGCCAAAGATTGAACGGTCTGTGAAGGATGTTGTTTCGAATGGAGGAAAGGGGAATTACCAGGCTCTTAGTTCAAAATCAGGAGCAGACCTTAATCGTCATTTATTTTATAGTCAAAAATATGGAAAGGAAACTACTCGACATCTCGAAAATGGTAGAGTTAGATATTATGGTACTCTTAAGCTTCCTCGCACTCCAGGAGAAATGATTGGAAGAAGATATGTTCATGAGTTTGATCCTGCCACGGGATTATCTAGAGGATGGCATGAAACTCTGGATTCTTCTTTGAAAGTCAGGCAGGTACGACCTCAAACTTCTTTTCAACCTAAACGTCACTATTTTTTTGATCAGAATGGTTTATTGGAAAAAATATGGTAA
- a CDS encoding acyclic terpene utilization AtuA family protein, whose product MRVKIGNAQGFWGDQAGAAARLLALQPDLDYLTMDYLAEVSLSLLAIQKERIPSLGYARDFIEELRGLIPHWEKGSHVKVVVNAGGLNPIACARSCAEMLKNSKKIAVVIGDDVLEIIARGGEYLNLDTGEEVESVRPLLVSANAYVGAAAIAEALNRGADIVITGRVADPSLVVACCISHFNWKLDAYDQLAQATVAGHLIECGTQVTGGISTHWLDIENRENLGFPIVEVEANGTFVVTKPEGTGGVVNEQTVKEQLLYEIGDPDRYLSPDVEVSFLELSLEERGENRIQVSGAIGRSPPSTYKVSATFRDGFAAEGMVALFGTYLREKASLCGQMVFERVKQAGFVLESTHVECIGLGDVVKGVMQPIDDRNLREGMLRIGAKDSRREAIDCFAKAIAPLVTSGPQGVTGYFHARPKTRQVFGFWPCLIPVDLVHLSVEWVEA is encoded by the coding sequence ATGCGGGTTAAGATAGGAAATGCTCAAGGGTTTTGGGGTGATCAAGCAGGTGCGGCGGCGCGCCTGCTTGCGCTTCAGCCCGATCTTGACTATCTCACGATGGATTACCTTGCCGAGGTCTCCCTTTCCCTTTTGGCAATACAGAAGGAGCGTATCCCTTCTCTGGGGTATGCCAGAGATTTTATCGAAGAATTGCGCGGATTGATCCCGCACTGGGAGAAAGGTTCGCACGTTAAAGTGGTGGTGAATGCCGGAGGATTGAATCCTATAGCTTGCGCGCGATCTTGCGCTGAGATGTTAAAGAACAGTAAGAAAATAGCGGTTGTGATCGGAGATGATGTACTCGAGATCATCGCTCGAGGGGGAGAGTATCTCAATTTAGATACCGGAGAAGAGGTGGAAAGCGTTCGGCCTCTTCTCGTTTCAGCAAATGCTTATGTTGGGGCAGCTGCAATCGCGGAAGCATTGAATCGGGGAGCAGATATTGTGATTACCGGAAGGGTTGCAGATCCGAGTTTAGTTGTAGCTTGCTGCATTTCGCATTTTAACTGGAAGCTTGATGCGTATGATCAGCTTGCACAAGCGACCGTTGCGGGGCATTTGATTGAGTGTGGAACACAGGTGACCGGCGGGATTTCCACGCATTGGCTTGACATTGAAAATAGGGAAAATTTGGGTTTCCCTATCGTAGAAGTGGAGGCCAACGGGACATTTGTCGTGACGAAACCGGAAGGAACCGGTGGTGTTGTCAATGAACAGACAGTTAAAGAACAGCTTCTTTATGAGATTGGAGATCCCGATCGCTATCTCAGCCCGGATGTAGAGGTCTCTTTTTTAGAGCTGTCTTTGGAGGAAAGAGGCGAAAACAGGATACAAGTGAGCGGAGCTATTGGAAGATCGCCTCCGAGTACTTATAAGGTGAGTGCGACATTTCGCGATGGGTTTGCAGCGGAAGGGATGGTGGCTCTTTTCGGCACTTATCTAAGGGAAAAGGCTTCTCTTTGCGGACAAATGGTTTTTGAAAGGGTGAAGCAGGCGGGGTTTGTTTTGGAAAGCACGCATGTTGAATGCATAGGCTTAGGAGACGTCGTCAAGGGCGTGATGCAGCCTATTGATGATCGGAATCTTCGCGAAGGGATGCTGCGTATCGGTGCCAAGGACAGTAGAAGAGAGGCGATCGACTGCTTTGCAAAAGCGATCGCTCCTTTGGTTACGAGCGGTCCGCAAGGGGTTACAGGCTATTTCCATGCACGGCCGAAAACGCGTCAAGTATTTGGTTTCTGGCCCTGTCTGATTCCCGTGGATCTTGTGCATTTATCCGTTGAGTGGGTGGAGGCTTAA
- a CDS encoding enoyl-CoA hydratase/isomerase family protein, whose protein sequence is MSVQVVKNDHYTVIRMNRPEKRNALSCALMKEMIAALDEIRQDSDQRAVLFIGEGPVFCSGLDLREMSDLSKSRDSADCLSRLLSIIYSFPLTTVCGVHGAAVAGGAAIMSACDLVYAEEGAKIWFPEVRKGIVAGFVSALLQKQMRMREMKELLLLGDPVSAQRACEMGLVTRVIPDGSLADETKKVLAQILKGAPQTMRLSKELLEKLDSSPLEHSWKVAESFHLQSRASEEAREGALAFIEKREPKWLKQ, encoded by the coding sequence ATGTCGGTGCAGGTTGTAAAAAACGATCATTATACAGTGATCCGGATGAACCGTCCGGAAAAGCGGAATGCCCTCTCTTGTGCATTGATGAAGGAGATGATCGCAGCTCTTGATGAGATCAGACAGGATTCCGATCAGCGCGCTGTTTTGTTCATTGGCGAAGGGCCTGTATTTTGTTCAGGTCTTGATTTGCGGGAAATGTCAGACCTTAGCAAATCCAGGGATTCTGCTGATTGTTTAAGTCGGTTGCTCAGCATCATTTATTCTTTTCCGTTGACGACAGTCTGCGGTGTACATGGCGCTGCAGTTGCCGGAGGGGCTGCCATCATGTCTGCATGCGATCTCGTCTATGCGGAGGAGGGAGCAAAAATCTGGTTTCCTGAAGTGCGAAAAGGAATCGTTGCCGGCTTCGTGAGTGCACTGCTCCAGAAGCAAATGCGGATGAGAGAAATGAAAGAGCTGTTGTTGCTAGGAGATCCAGTTTCGGCGCAGCGGGCTTGCGAAATGGGATTAGTCACACGTGTGATTCCCGATGGAAGCTTAGCGGATGAAACAAAGAAAGTTTTAGCTCAGATTTTGAAAGGAGCTCCTCAAACCATGCGTTTAAGTAAGGAATTGCTTGAAAAATTAGATTCTTCGCCTTTGGAGCATTCTTGGAAAGTCGCTGAGAGTTTTCATCTCCAGTCCCGGGCTTCCGAGGAGGCGCGTGAAGGCGCTTTGGCGTTTATTGAAAAGCGGGAACCGAAATGGTTAAAACAATGA
- a CDS encoding AtuA-related protein — MIKEKVRLREIAYARSGDKGRHANVGVIAYTEDGYRFLAENLTEEIVHAFFEQMGVEETERYLLPNLGALNFFLKGILGEGGSRSLRIDAQGKALGQALLELELVVPEDVLCRCRL; from the coding sequence GTGATCAAAGAAAAGGTGCGGCTTAGGGAAATCGCCTACGCAAGAAGCGGAGATAAAGGAAGGCATGCCAATGTTGGAGTCATTGCCTATACAGAAGATGGCTATAGATTTTTGGCGGAAAACCTGACAGAAGAGATCGTCCATGCCTTTTTTGAACAGATGGGTGTAGAAGAGACAGAGCGCTATTTGCTGCCAAATTTGGGAGCATTAAATTTTTTTCTCAAAGGGATTTTAGGAGAAGGAGGAAGCCGCTCGCTTAGGATTGATGCGCAAGGAAAAGCTCTTGGGCAGGCGTTGCTTGAATTGGAACTCGTGGTTCCGGAGGATGTGTTATGTCGGTGCAGGTTGTAA
- a CDS encoding MBL fold metallo-hydrolase has protein sequence MKFFAIEGNRQHLDGGAMFGNAPKAMWEKWVYPDDLNRIPLATRALLVRLDDGRNVLFEVGVGAFFDPELKKRFGIEPEEDLLLKNLNQSGVGEADIDIVVLSHLHFDHAGGLLPEYGDDPPKLKFPNAVYYVGAEHWEYAQNPHPRERASFIPLLHELLHASDRLVLIDKPEHPDLNFGVTFRFSEGHTRGMMLSQLATDDGPLIFVTDLIPGNAWVHLPLTMGYDRFPELKVDEKRELYESLLEKGARFFYTHDPNIACAALKQNEEGRYFGEPVEL, from the coding sequence ATGAAATTTTTTGCAATTGAAGGAAACCGTCAACATCTTGATGGAGGCGCGATGTTTGGCAACGCGCCTAAAGCGATGTGGGAGAAGTGGGTGTATCCTGACGATCTAAACCGCATTCCGCTTGCGACGCGCGCACTGTTGGTTCGCTTAGATGATGGCCGCAACGTCTTGTTTGAAGTTGGAGTTGGGGCATTTTTCGATCCCGAGCTAAAAAAGAGATTTGGGATCGAACCTGAAGAGGATCTCTTGCTCAAAAATCTCAATCAGAGCGGCGTGGGGGAGGCAGATATCGACATCGTTGTGCTTTCCCATTTGCACTTTGATCATGCGGGAGGACTTCTGCCTGAATATGGAGACGATCCTCCAAAATTGAAATTTCCCAATGCTGTTTACTATGTGGGAGCAGAGCATTGGGAATATGCACAAAATCCGCATCCCCGCGAGCGCGCATCGTTTATTCCGCTTCTTCATGAGCTACTGCACGCATCCGATCGACTTGTTCTCATCGATAAACCCGAGCATCCTGATTTGAATTTCGGAGTCACGTTCCGTTTTTCGGAAGGGCATACTCGAGGGATGATGCTTTCTCAGCTTGCTACCGATGATGGTCCTCTTATTTTTGTGACCGATCTTATCCCGGGAAACGCTTGGGTGCATTTGCCGTTGACGATGGGATATGATCGGTTTCCTGAGCTGAAAGTGGACGAAAAGCGGGAGCTTTACGAGTCTTTGTTGGAAAAGGGTGCGAGATTTTTCTACACTCACGACCCCAATATTGCCTGCGCTGCATTGAAGCAGAATGAAGAGGGGAGGTATTTTGGAGAGCCGGTGGAATTATAA